The Bosea sp. AS-1 region TCGGGCGCGATGCCGCCGACCGACGTGCCCTGTGGAAGGCGATGCGCGCCGCGCTTTCGGGGCGGCCTGGCGGTCAGATCGTCGAGGCCATCGCGGCGGTCGACATCGCGCTTTGGGACATCGCAGGGAAGCAGGCGGGACAACCGATCCACCGGTTGCTGGGCGGCATGGGGCGCAAGGAGGTCGCGGCCTATGCGTCCTCGATCAACTGGCTCGACGATGCCACGGTCGAGGTGGAAGTGGCGGCGGCGCTGAAGGCCGGATTCCGCGAGATCAAGGTCAAGCTCGGCCATCCGCTGCGCGATGCGGTGGCGCGCGCGAAGCTGGTCCGGCGGCTCGCCGGTGACGAGATCGCCCTCTATGTCGATGCGAACTGGGCCTATGACGTCGACGATGCGATGATCGTCGGGCGGGCGCTCGCCGATCTCGGCTATGGCTTCTTCGAGGAGCCGATCGCCCCGCATGACCGCGAGGGCTATCGCCGCCTTGCCCAACATCTGCCGATCCGGCTCGCGGCCGGCGAGAGCGATTTCGTCGCGGGCGAGGCCCTGACCATGCTGCAGGATCGCTCGCTCGGCCTGATCCAGCCGGACGTGACGCGCTCCGGTGGCATCACCGAGACCTGGCGCATCGCCGAGCTCGCCGCAACCTTCAACACGGCCTACGCGCCGCATGTGGGCTGGTCCGGCGCGATCTGCGTCGCCGCCAGCTTGCAACTCGCGGCGGCGGCGGAGAGTTTCCGCACCTTCGAATGCATGGTCTATGAGAATCCGTTGCGCGATGCCTTCACGCGACCCCTGGTGGGGGAGGGCTCGCAGCTCGTGGACGGGAAGCTCGCGATCCCGCAGGGGCCGGGCTTGGGCATCGAGATCGACCGCGAGGCGCTGAAGCGGTTCAGGATCGCCTGATGAACGCGCGCACGCCTATCTCCGCGGTCGCCCTGGTCACGCCGGTCCAGTTGATGATCGGCGGCATCATCTTCCTGCCGGCGATCTACGTATTCTGGCTGAGCCTCAACCAGTCCTCCTTCGGCCAAGCGGCGAGCTTCGTCGGTCTCGCCAACTACGCGAAGGTGCTGGCCGATCCGTATTTCTGGAAGGCACTGCTCAATACGGTGATCGTCGTCGCGGTTGTCGTGCATGTCGAGTTGCTGATCGGGCTCGGCATGGCGCTGTTCTTCGCTTCCGGCGTGCCGTTCCGGCCGCTGCTGCTCGCCATTGTGCTCGCGCCCTATGCGGTCAGCGAGGTTTCGGCGGTGGTGATGTGGCGCTATCTGTTCGAGCCGGATGTCGGAATGATGAGCCGGCTGCTGGCCACCATCGGCCTGCCGCCGATCGAATGGGCGGTGAACCCGAGCCACGGCCTTGCCATGGTCAGCCTGCTCTCGATCTGGCTGCACCTGCCGTTCTCGTTCATCATCCTCTATGCCGCGCGGCTCTCGATCCCCAGCGATCTCTACGAGGCGGCGTCGATCGATGGCGCCTCGGCCTGGACCTCGTTCCGTCGTGTGACGCTGCCGCTCTTGATGCCGGCGCTGCTGATCGCGGCCCTGTTCCGCTACATCTTCGCTTTCAGGCTGTTCTCCGAGGTCTGGCTGATGACCGGCGGTGGACCGGCGCGCTCGACCGAGGTGATGGCGGTCTATCTCTATCTCGAGGCCTTCCGCTACAACGCCTTCGGCTCGGCCGCCGCCACCGGCTGGCTCCTGGTGCTCGCCTCGCTCCTGCTCGCGCTGTTCTATCTGCGCCGGCTCTATCGGGAGATGTTCGCGCGTGCCTAAGCTTCTGCGCCATTTCCTGAAGTTCGTCGGCTTGCTCGCGGTCGTCGCCTGGTCGCTCGTGCCGATCGGCCTGATCGCGATGTCGTCCTTCAAGGCCGATCGCGACATCTTCTCGCCGACGGGCGCCTTCTCCTTCGCACCGACGCTGGCGAACTATCAGGCCCTCTGGAACCGCTGGGGCGATTTCTTCTTCGGCCTGTGGAACAGCTTCCTCGTCACGGTCGGCGCGACCGTGCTCGCGGTCGGCGTCTCCCTGCTCGCCGGCTTCGCCTATTCGCGCTTCGCCTCGCGAGGCCTGCAGGCCTCGGCCTTCTTCCTGATCTTCATCCGCCTGATCCCGCCGATCGTGATCACGCTACCGCTCTTCCCGGTGGCGAACTGGCTCGGCCTCAACGACACGCATTTCATCCTGATCCTGCTCTACGCGACCTTCTTCGTCTCGCTCGGCACGGTGGTAATGCGGACCTTCATCGACCAGATCCCGCGCGAGCTCGACGAAGCAGCGATGGTCGACGGCGCCTCGCAGATGCAGATCATCGCCCGCATCATCCTGCCGATGGCGGCGCAGGGCATGCTCGCGGTGTCGGTCTTCGTCATCGTCTATGCCTGGAACGAGTTCCTTTTCGCCTTCATCTTCACGACCACCAAGGCGAAGACCGCGCCACTGGTGATTTCCGAGATGATCGGCGCTGTCGAAGGCGTCGAATGGGGCGTGCTCTTCGCGGCGTCGACCGTGCAGCTCGTGCCGGTGCTCGCCTTCGTCATCCTCATGCAGAAGCATCTCGTGGCCGGGCTCACTGCCGGCGCGGTGAAGGGATAAGCCATGAACGCATCGGAACTCCGGCTCGACGAGCTGCGCCGCGCCCTCCGCGAGAGCGACCCGCAACTCAGCCGCTTCGACCCGTTGCCGCGCATCATCTGCCTCGACGATTTCGACCGCGGCATGTGCGGCTGGACACAGCTCGTCGGCAATTACGAGGACACGCTCGACGCGATGCTGCCGGGCTATGCCCAGCACAGCCATGCCATGCTCTCGACGCTGCCGAACTGGGATTTCGGCTCGCATGGCGGCGTCGACGGTTCCTATGCGCTGAAGATCGCGACCCGTCCGAAGAAGGGCGCGCAGAATGTCGCGATCAAGCGGCTAACCTTCCGCAAGGCGGGGCCGATCCGGCTGGAAGCCTATTTCACCTTCAAGCCTGAGGCGACGGAGCTTGCGCTGTCGGAGACCGATATCCGCTCCTTCGGTTTCCTCTACGATCTCCAGATCGGCGACACTTCGGGACCGGGCGACCGCGTGATGCCGCACTTACGCTTCCTCAACGCGCAGGACGGACAGCACATCCAGAAATGGCAGTTCAAGCGCAAGACGACGCCGATCAAGCCGATCGGCACCGCCGGCAAGACGATTACACATTACCATCTGGCTCCCAGCGACTGGGAGGACCTGCCCGGCGGTGAGCAGCGGCTCTGCTATAACGAGATTCCGACCAAGGTGAACTGGCACTATCTGCGCTTCGATTTCGACCTCGCAGCGATGCAAGCGACAAGATTTCAGGTCAACGACCGGGTGTTCGCCATGGAGGGCTACGACTGCATCCGTATTCCCGCGATGAAGAACCTGTGGTGCATGCTGAACCTCGGCTTCTTCGCCGAGACCGACACCGACAAGCGCGCCTTTGCCTATCTCGACTCCGTTTGCCTGTCGGGGGATTTCTGATGCTGCCCGAAAACCTGACCGCCGTCGTCGCCCGCAACGAAAGCTGGACGGGTGCAAGCGCGACCGAGCCTTACGAGGCCGGTTGGGCGAAGGAGGCCATCGTGTTCGTCCGAGCGCTGAAGGAGCCCAAGGGGGCGCTGCCGAAGGCGCGGATCGAGATCTCAGCCGATGGAATGCATTGGTGCCCAGAGGGTTCGGAGTTCGCATTGCCGAAGGCAAAGGATGCTGTGACGTTCCAGCGTGTCTCGCACTTCGGCAATTTCCTGCGCGTCGCCGCGACATTGCCGGAGAGTTCCGAGATCACCGTGCTGGTGACGCTTCACCTCAAGGCCTGAGGGGCGCTGAAGCCCTCGGGCCTTCAATGATGGAGATGGGGTTCAGCTCGCGGCGAGCGGCCGATCGGTCATTTCCGCTGCGACGGCCGCATCGATCGGCGTGTCGTAGGTCATCAGGATGTAGCCGAGGACCGAGTAGAAGCCGACCGTCGCGATCAGGTCGAAGACCGCCTCGTGCCCGAGCGCCGCGGCGAGCTCGGCTTCGAGGGCCGGTGACAGGCGCTTGTCATCGAAGAGCCCATCGACCGCCCTCGCGATCAGCCCATCCTCGCCTCTCGGCATCCCGCGCAGTGCGGCGATGCGTGCATCGCTCATGCCGAGCCCCCGCGCCCGGCTGACATGATGCGCCCATTCATAGGGCGAGCCCATGCGATGGGCAGCGCGCAGGATCACGACCTCGGAGCGCACCGGCCCGAGCGCGCTGTCCTTGACGATGTGCTGGCGCAGCGGCGCCCATGCCTGCAGCAGCGCGGGGTGATGCGCCATCGTGCGATAGACATTGAGCGCGCCCGCAAAGCCGTCCTTCATCCCGGCGATGGCCTGAGGCCAGTCGGCATCGCTGATCGGCGGGCAGGGAGAGGTCGTCATCGGATGTCTCACGGTGCTCAGCTGTTGAGGTATTTGGCGTAGAGCGCGGGGGCCCGGTCGGCCCAGATGCCCGTGAAGCTGCGATAGCGCGCGATTTCGGCCAGGTCGATCTTGACCCGCAGCACGTCCTCGCGGTCATGGTCGAGCGCGCCGAGCAGCTTGCCATCCGGCCCGACCGCGCAGGAGCGGCCGAAGAAGCGCTGCCCGCCGCGGCTGCCGCTGCGGTTGCAGCTCAGGAAGAAGACGCCGTTTTCTGTCGCCCGCGTATAGGCCCGGTGGATGAACAGCGCCTCGTCGGTCACCGCTGCGTCCTCGGCGCCGAAGGAGGCCCAGACCGAGGTGACGATGCTGGCGCCCTGCAGGGCAAGGATGCGTGTGATCTCGGGGAAGCGGATATCATAGCAGACCTGCATGCCGAGCCGCGTCCCGAAGACGGGATAGGTATCGATACTGTCACCGCCGGTGAAGAACAGCTTCTCGTTCTGCCATTGGTGGATCTTGGTGTAGTCGCCGATCACGCCCTCCGGGCCGATCAAGAGCGAGGCGTTGCGCATCACGCCGGCGCGCAGCCGGTCGCGCAGGCCGAGCCCGATGACGAGATGCACGCGATGCCGCGCTGCGAGCGCGACCAGCGCCTTGATCTCCTCGCCATCCGGCGCTGCACAGGCCTCGTAGAGCGCGGCGCCAAAATGCGGCACGTCGCTGACCAGTGGACCGCCGGGCACCAGCGGCTCGACATAGCCGGTATTCGACAGTTCCGGGAACAGGATGAGCTGGGCGCCTCGCGCGGCTTCGGCCGCGACGAACTCGTCGATGCGCCGGAAATTCTCGACGGGCGCCAGAGACTGGACGTCGAGCTGGACGAGGCTGGCGGATATCATGCGTCGGCTCCGGCGATACGGCGCCCGGTGGCGAAATCCCAGTCCCGCCCGGGGGCCGCGTTGATCAAGGCACGCGTGTATTCGTGGCGCGGGCTGGCCAGCACCTCGGCCGCGGGACCATCCTCGACCACGCGACCACGCTGCATCACCATCACCTCGTCGCAGATCTGCGCCGCGACGCGCAAGTCATGGGTGATGAACAGCACGGCGAGGTTGCGCCGCTCCTGGATCTCCGCCAGCAGCGCCAGCACCTGTGCCTGCACCGAGACGTCCAGCGCCGAGACGGCCTCGTCCGCGACGATGACCTCTGGCTCCATCATCAGCGCGCGCGCGATCGCGATGCGCTGGCGCTGGCCGCCGGAGAACTGGTGCGGGAAGCGTTCGAGGCTGGCGCGCGGCAGGCCGACGACCTCGAGCAGCTCGCCGGCGCGCTTGAGCGCGGAGACACGATCTTCGCCGAGATTGAGCGGCCCCTCGATCAGGCTCTCGCCGATGCGCAGGCGCGGATTGAGCGAGCGGTTGGGGTCCTGGAACACCATCTGCACGCGCCGCCGCGCTGGCGCCAGCGCCGCCTGACCTTGGAGCGGAGCGATGTCCTGGCCGTTGACCCGGATCTCGCCGCCGGTCGGGTGCTCCAGCCGGAGCAGGCAGCGCGCCACCGTCGACTTGCCCGAGCCGCTTTCGCCGACAATGCCGAGCGTGCGCCCGCGCGCTAGCTTGAAGCTGACATCGTTGACGGCGCGCACGGTGCGGATGTCGCGGCCCGTCAGCTTGCCGAGCAGTGTCCCGAAACTGAAAGTCTTCTCGAGATTCCTGATCTCGACGACGGCCTCGGCCTCTTTCGCCGCAACGCGTGGCGCACGAGGGATCAGCGACGGCACGGCCTGCAGCAGGTCGCGCGTATAGTCCTCGCGCGGCCGGCTCAGCACCTGCTCGATCGGGCCGGTCTCGACGATCTCGCCGCGACGCATCACGCAGACCCGGTCGGCGATGTCGACGACCACGCCCATGTCGTGGGTGATGAACAGGACGGCGGTGTTCTGCTTCTCCTGCAATTCGCGGATCAGGCCGAGAATCTGCTTCTGCGTGGTGACGTCGAGCGCGGTGGTCGGCTCGTCGGCGATCAGCAGCTTCGGCTTGAGCGCCAGCGCCATCGCGATCATCACGCGCTGGCGCTGGCCGCCGGAGAGCTGGTGCGGGTAACTGTCGTAGATCCGCGCCGGATCGGGCAGATGCACCGCCGCGAAGGCAGCGAGCGCGGCTTCCCTACGCTCCCTCGGCCGCATCTGGGTGTGGGCCCAATAGACCTCATCCATCTGCAGGCCGATGGTCAGCACCGGGTTCAGCGCCGTCATCGGCTCCTGGAAGATCATCGCCATTTCGGCGCCGCGCAGCGCCTTGGTGCGCGACGGCGTCGCGGTGAGGATGTCCTCGCCGTTGAGCAATACCACGCCGCCAGTCGCCTGCAATTCGTCGCGCGGCAAGAGGTCCATCGCGACCAGCGAGGTCACTGACTTGCCGGAACCGGATTCGCCGACGAGGCAGAGCGTCTCGCCCGGCTGGATGTCGAAGCTAATGCCTTTCAGGATCTCGGAGGGCTGGCGTCCGCGCGTCGCGACCTTGAGATCGCGGATCGAGAGCACCGGCTGGGGCACGGAGGCTGTGGCAGTCACGGGGCTCTCCCTTGCATCTTCGGGTCGAGCCGGTCGCGTAGCGCGTCGCCGAGCAGGTTGATCGACAGGATGCAGGCCGACAGCACGATCGCCGGCCAGAACACCAGCCAGTGGTTGATCGCGAAATAGAGCCGGCCCTCGGCCATGATGTTGCCCCAGCTCGGGATCTCGGTGCCGATGCCGACGCCGAGGAAGGAGAGGGCAGCCTCGGTCAGGATAGCCGAAGCGTACATATAGGTGCCCTGCACGATCAGCGGGGCGATCGTCGTCGGCAGCAGGTGCTTCCAGATCAGCTTGAGCGGCGGCGTGCCGAGCAGCATCGCCGCGTCGACATAGGTTTCTTCGCGGGCTGCGATGACGCGCGCCCGGACGAGGCGCACCACCTGCGGGATCGCGGGGATCATGATGGCGATGATGACGGTGGCGAGCCCGCCGCGGACCAGCGCGACGATGGCGATGGCGAGCAGGATGCCGGGGATCGCCATCAGCCCGTCCATCATCCGCATCAGCACGCCGTCGATGCCGCGATACCAGCCGGCGAGCAGGCCGAGCGGCAGGCCGATCAGGATCGCGCCCGCCGCGACGCCCGCGCCCACCAGCAGCGAGACCCTCGCACCATAGACCACACGCGAATAGAGGTCGCGGCCGAACGAGTCCGTGCCGAGCCAGTAGGTCTCGGAAGCAGGTTTCAACCGCATCGCCGCATTGAGCTTGGTCGGCTCGAAATTGGCGAGCAGTGGGGCGAAGACCGCCATCGCGACGATGGCGATGAGAACGATGATGGCCAGCACCGTCGTCCAGTGCGGCGGGTTTCGCAGCAGGCGCCGGCGGGGGAGGCCGCTCTGCGCTGGGTTCGATGCGGCGCTCATTGGTAGCGGATCCTCGGGTCGCTCAGCGCATAGGAGAGGTCGATCAGCAGGTTGATCAGCACATAGGCGCCGGCCGTCAGCAGGATGATCGCCTGGATCAACGGGTAGTCGCGGGCGAGCACGCCATCGACGACCAGCCGCCCGAGGCCGGGAATGTTGAAGACCGTCTCGGTGACGACGACGCCGGAAACCATCATCGCGAAGCCGGTGCCGATCACGGTGAGGATCGGGATCGCGGCGTTGCGCAGTGCGTGGCGGAACAGGACGATCCGCTCGCCCAGCCCCTTGGCCCGCGCCGTGCGGACATAATCCTCGCGCAGCACTTCGAGCATTGAGGCGCGTGTCATGCGCGAGACCAATGCGACATAGAAGGAGGAGAGCGCCAGCCCCGGCAGCAGGATGCGATGGAGGAAGGGGCCCAAGCCCTCGGCCAGCGGCTTGTAGCCCTGCACCGGAAACCATTTCAGGTCGACGGCGAAAACGGCGATCAACACATAGCCGATCACGAAGATCGGCACCGAGAAGCCGACGACCGAAAGCGCCATGACGAAGCGGTCGACCATGCCGCCATGGCGCCAGGCGGCGAGCACGCCGAGCGGCAGCGAGATCACCACCGTGAAGATCATCGCCATGACGGCGAGGGCCAGCGTGGGTCCGATGCGCTGGCCGATCATCTCCAGCACCGGCCGCTGCGAGATCAGCGAGTGGCCGAAATCGCCGGCTGCCATCCCGCCCAGCCAGGTGATGAACTGGCCGGCAAGCGGTTTGTCGAGGCCGAGATTCTCGCGGATCGCGACGAGCTGCGCCGGGGTCGCCTGATCACCGGCGATGGCCTGGGCCGGGTCACCCGGCGTCAGGCGCAACAACAGGAAGACGAACAGCGCCACGAAGAACATGACGGGGATCGCCATCGCCAGCCTGCGCAGGAAATAGGAAGCCATGCGGTGCTCCGGGCGCCGAAAACAGTGCCTGCGGGAAGGGCGGCGGCCGCGCCGCCGCCCGGTTGCGTCAGGTTACTTGCTCACGCCCCAGAACAGGGTGAGCGGGCCGGGTTGCAGGTTCTTCAGATTTGCCCGCCAGGCAGCGACGGACTGGAACTCGCCGGCGTTGAAGTAGAAGCCTTCGTCATAGGCGATCTGCTGGATCTCCCTGGCGATCTTCTTCTGCTCGTCGAGCGTCGGCGCTGTGAGATAGGCGGCGCGCAATTCCTCGATGCGGGTGTTTTTCGGCCAGCCCGACCAGGCGGTGTCCTTGCCGGAACCGTCGAGCAGGGCATGCACGGTCGGATTCCAGATGCCGGAGACGCCCCAATAGGTGAAGAGCATGTTCCAGCCGCCCTGTGCCACGGGCTGCGTGCTGTTCTTGCGCGACTGCAGCGTCGCCCAGTCCATTGCGGCGACATCGACCTTGAAACCGGCCTCGCGCAGCCGCTCGGCCGCGACGATCGGCTGGGTGGAGAGGATCGTCAGGTCGGTGGGCTGCATCATCAGCACCGGCGTGCCGTCATAGCCGGAGGCCTTCAGCAGCTCCTTGGCCTTGGCCATCCGCTCCTTGGCACTGCCCTTGAGATATTCGGAGCCGGCATCGGAGGCGAGCGGCACGTCGCAGCCATAGTCGGAAGCGCAGAGCTTGTAATACTGGCTGTCGCCGATGGCGGTCTGCATCAGCTGCTCCTGGTCGAGCGCATACATCGCCGCCTGGCGAACCTTCGGGTTGTCGAAGGGCGGCAGGCGATGGTTGAAGCGGCCGGTGACCTGGCTGCCCAGCGCGTTGATGGCGCCGGTCTTGATCTCGTCATTGGCCTTGAGCAGCGGCAGGAGGTCGATCGTCACCTGCTCGATCAGGTCGACATCGCCGGACTGCAAGGCGTTGATGGAAGTCTGCATGTCGGGCATCGCCTTCCAGACGACCTTGTCGACATTCACGACCTTGCCGCCGGCGGTCCAGCTCATCGGCTCGGAGCGCGGCTTGTAGTCGGTATTCTTGACATAGACGGCCTGGTCGCCGGGCCGGTACTGGGCGGCGACGAACTTGAACGGGCCAGAACCGATCATTTCGGTAACCTGCTGGCCGGCGGGTGTCTCGGCGAGGCGCTTCGGCATCATGAAGGGCGGCACCGGCGAGGGTTTTGCCAGCAGGTCCAGCACCTGCCCGAAGGGCTTTGCCAGCTTGATGACGAGCACCTTGTCGGAGGTCGCCTCGATCGAGGCGACATAGTCCATCATCGTGCGGCCGGCGCCGTCATTGGCCGCCCAGCGTTTGAGCGAGGCAACGCAGTCCTCGGCCTTCACCGGCGTGCCGTCATGCCATTTCAACCCGTCGCGCAGGGTGAAGGTGTAGGTCATCTTGTCGTCCGAGACGGCGTAATCGGCCATCTGCGGCTGCGGGTTGTACTTGGCGTCCATGCCGAGCAGCGTGTCGAACACCATGAAGCCATGGGTGCGCACGATCTGGGCCGTGCTCAGGATCGGGTCGAGCGTCCTGAGCGGCGCCTGCATGACGGCGTTGAGCGTCGTCTCGGCAAAGGCTGGGACTACGTGAAGGGAGCCGGCGAGCAGCGCGGCAACCCCGAATGTCTTGAACCGAAACGTCATTTTCCCCTCGCTTCTGGTTTGGTTGGTTCTTGTCGTCAGGCGGGAGCGTCGCTCCACGGATAGGCTTTGGCCGTGTCGAGCTGCCGGTACGGGATCAGCCGCACGTCGGCGGGGCCGAGATCGGGCGTGTCGACCACCAGGATGCGGTCGGCCAGCGGCTCGTAGAAATCGCGGAAATGCGTCTTCGAGCGCAGCAGGATGACGTCGTAGTCCTCTGGCTTCTCGCCGAAGATGAAGAACGGGTCGCCATCGACCGCGAAGGCGAAGTGCGAGACGACCGATACGCGGATCGCGCCGATCTGAAGCAGCGCCGTGAGGCCCAGGTCGACGAAGGAGCCGCGCTGATAGCGCCCCGAGACGGTGAAGGATTTCGGCCCCGACCAGAGGACACGCGCCACGGCCTCGACCGGGCCGCCGGTCTCTGGAGCCGTTCTGCCGGCGAGTGCGATTGCAATCTCTGCGCCTTCACCCGCTTCATGGGCCTGGGTGGCGGTCTTAGGATCGAGCAGAAACGGAACATTGACCCGACCGACATCGCGGCCGAGCAGCGCCCGCAGCAGATGGGTCGAGTCGTTCATGCGGTCGGCATGTTCGAGCAGTACGATCGGACGGCCGCTTGCCGGCTTGTGGGCGATATCGGCC contains the following coding sequences:
- a CDS encoding mandelate racemase/muconate lactonizing enzyme family protein; translation: MSASRIAKVHVHPLRATLPKVQRTSQGDYPAIEIVVVEVEIEDGTVGFGEGLCRRGAAGYARFIEEALVPRLIGRDAADRRALWKAMRAALSGRPGGQIVEAIAAVDIALWDIAGKQAGQPIHRLLGGMGRKEVAAYASSINWLDDATVEVEVAAALKAGFREIKVKLGHPLRDAVARAKLVRRLAGDEIALYVDANWAYDVDDAMIVGRALADLGYGFFEEPIAPHDREGYRRLAQHLPIRLAAGESDFVAGEALTMLQDRSLGLIQPDVTRSGGITETWRIAELAATFNTAYAPHVGWSGAICVAASLQLAAAAESFRTFECMVYENPLRDAFTRPLVGEGSQLVDGKLAIPQGPGLGIEIDREALKRFRIA
- a CDS encoding sugar ABC transporter permease, which produces MNARTPISAVALVTPVQLMIGGIIFLPAIYVFWLSLNQSSFGQAASFVGLANYAKVLADPYFWKALLNTVIVVAVVVHVELLIGLGMALFFASGVPFRPLLLAIVLAPYAVSEVSAVVMWRYLFEPDVGMMSRLLATIGLPPIEWAVNPSHGLAMVSLLSIWLHLPFSFIILYAARLSIPSDLYEAASIDGASAWTSFRRVTLPLLMPALLIAALFRYIFAFRLFSEVWLMTGGGPARSTEVMAVYLYLEAFRYNAFGSAAATGWLLVLASLLLALFYLRRLYREMFARA
- a CDS encoding carbohydrate ABC transporter permease — encoded protein: MPKLLRHFLKFVGLLAVVAWSLVPIGLIAMSSFKADRDIFSPTGAFSFAPTLANYQALWNRWGDFFFGLWNSFLVTVGATVLAVGVSLLAGFAYSRFASRGLQASAFFLIFIRLIPPIVITLPLFPVANWLGLNDTHFILILLYATFFVSLGTVVMRTFIDQIPRELDEAAMVDGASQMQIIARIILPMAAQGMLAVSVFVIVYAWNEFLFAFIFTTTKAKTAPLVISEMIGAVEGVEWGVLFAASTVQLVPVLAFVILMQKHLVAGLTAGAVKG
- a CDS encoding DUF6772 family protein, translating into MNASELRLDELRRALRESDPQLSRFDPLPRIICLDDFDRGMCGWTQLVGNYEDTLDAMLPGYAQHSHAMLSTLPNWDFGSHGGVDGSYALKIATRPKKGAQNVAIKRLTFRKAGPIRLEAYFTFKPEATELALSETDIRSFGFLYDLQIGDTSGPGDRVMPHLRFLNAQDGQHIQKWQFKRKTTPIKPIGTAGKTITHYHLAPSDWEDLPGGEQRLCYNEIPTKVNWHYLRFDFDLAAMQATRFQVNDRVFAMEGYDCIRIPAMKNLWCMLNLGFFAETDTDKRAFAYLDSVCLSGDF
- a CDS encoding carboxymuconolactone decarboxylase family protein; this encodes MTTSPCPPISDADWPQAIAGMKDGFAGALNVYRTMAHHPALLQAWAPLRQHIVKDSALGPVRSEVVILRAAHRMGSPYEWAHHVSRARGLGMSDARIAALRGMPRGEDGLIARAVDGLFDDKRLSPALEAELAAALGHEAVFDLIATVGFYSVLGYILMTYDTPIDAAVAAEMTDRPLAAS
- a CDS encoding carbon-nitrogen hydrolase family protein; translation: MISASLVQLDVQSLAPVENFRRIDEFVAAEAARGAQLILFPELSNTGYVEPLVPGGPLVSDVPHFGAALYEACAAPDGEEIKALVALAARHRVHLVIGLGLRDRLRAGVMRNASLLIGPEGVIGDYTKIHQWQNEKLFFTGGDSIDTYPVFGTRLGMQVCYDIRFPEITRILALQGASIVTSVWASFGAEDAAVTDEALFIHRAYTRATENGVFFLSCNRSGSRGGQRFFGRSCAVGPDGKLLGALDHDREDVLRVKIDLAEIARYRSFTGIWADRAPALYAKYLNS
- a CDS encoding ABC transporter ATP-binding protein, whose translation is MTATASVPQPVLSIRDLKVATRGRQPSEILKGISFDIQPGETLCLVGESGSGKSVTSLVAMDLLPRDELQATGGVVLLNGEDILTATPSRTKALRGAEMAMIFQEPMTALNPVLTIGLQMDEVYWAHTQMRPRERREAALAAFAAVHLPDPARIYDSYPHQLSGGQRQRVMIAMALALKPKLLIADEPTTALDVTTQKQILGLIRELQEKQNTAVLFITHDMGVVVDIADRVCVMRRGEIVETGPIEQVLSRPREDYTRDLLQAVPSLIPRAPRVAAKEAEAVVEIRNLEKTFSFGTLLGKLTGRDIRTVRAVNDVSFKLARGRTLGIVGESGSGKSTVARCLLRLEHPTGGEIRVNGQDIAPLQGQAALAPARRRVQMVFQDPNRSLNPRLRIGESLIEGPLNLGEDRVSALKRAGELLEVVGLPRASLERFPHQFSGGQRQRIAIARALMMEPEVIVADEAVSALDVSVQAQVLALLAEIQERRNLAVLFITHDLRVAAQICDEVMVMQRGRVVEDGPAAEVLASPRHEYTRALINAAPGRDWDFATGRRIAGADA
- a CDS encoding ABC transporter permease, giving the protein MSAASNPAQSGLPRRRLLRNPPHWTTVLAIIVLIAIVAMAVFAPLLANFEPTKLNAAMRLKPASETYWLGTDSFGRDLYSRVVYGARVSLLVGAGVAAGAILIGLPLGLLAGWYRGIDGVLMRMMDGLMAIPGILLAIAIVALVRGGLATVIIAIMIPAIPQVVRLVRARVIAAREETYVDAAMLLGTPPLKLIWKHLLPTTIAPLIVQGTYMYASAILTEAALSFLGVGIGTEIPSWGNIMAEGRLYFAINHWLVFWPAIVLSACILSINLLGDALRDRLDPKMQGRAP
- a CDS encoding ABC transporter permease; protein product: MASYFLRRLAMAIPVMFFVALFVFLLLRLTPGDPAQAIAGDQATPAQLVAIRENLGLDKPLAGQFITWLGGMAAGDFGHSLISQRPVLEMIGQRIGPTLALAVMAMIFTVVISLPLGVLAAWRHGGMVDRFVMALSVVGFSVPIFVIGYVLIAVFAVDLKWFPVQGYKPLAEGLGPFLHRILLPGLALSSFYVALVSRMTRASMLEVLREDYVRTARAKGLGERIVLFRHALRNAAIPILTVIGTGFAMMVSGVVVTETVFNIPGLGRLVVDGVLARDYPLIQAIILLTAGAYVLINLLIDLSYALSDPRIRYQ
- a CDS encoding ABC transporter substrate-binding protein; protein product: MTFRFKTFGVAALLAGSLHVVPAFAETTLNAVMQAPLRTLDPILSTAQIVRTHGFMVFDTLLGMDAKYNPQPQMADYAVSDDKMTYTFTLRDGLKWHDGTPVKAEDCVASLKRWAANDGAGRTMMDYVASIEATSDKVLVIKLAKPFGQVLDLLAKPSPVPPFMMPKRLAETPAGQQVTEMIGSGPFKFVAAQYRPGDQAVYVKNTDYKPRSEPMSWTAGGKVVNVDKVVWKAMPDMQTSINALQSGDVDLIEQVTIDLLPLLKANDEIKTGAINALGSQVTGRFNHRLPPFDNPKVRQAAMYALDQEQLMQTAIGDSQYYKLCASDYGCDVPLASDAGSEYLKGSAKERMAKAKELLKASGYDGTPVLMMQPTDLTILSTQPIVAAERLREAGFKVDVAAMDWATLQSRKNSTQPVAQGGWNMLFTYWGVSGIWNPTVHALLDGSGKDTAWSGWPKNTRIEELRAAYLTAPTLDEQKKIAREIQQIAYDEGFYFNAGEFQSVAAWRANLKNLQPGPLTLFWGVSK